tatacttctgcgcgctatctctgttggtctgcattaacacttctgaaacgctaattggcagtgaggtgtaaatgttcctctgtgtcgagtttgtttgctgttgttttgcttttcctgaacacttccgggatgtacaagtggctcaaactcgctcattttgaggcaggaaccggcagacgtgcagcaactttaactatgaggtaaacacaaaacaaaactttccatcctgagctccttcacaggactccacacttgtaaacaatcgctccatcaggctcgcaccattcacgcggctctcggtcccgcccagacttgtcagtgctaccaagccgaccaatcacagagtttgcgctacgcgtcgttgcgatgtgtagttacattttttgagaggtgcacgtcagcgacaccgatggccacggcaaagggctatgcgtcagcgccgtagcatacgcctgcgtttgacgcagaagtataaatcagccttaataagGGGTCTGAAACTGCAGCTTCTTCAGTTGTACAGGAAGACCAGCAATATTTGTTGACCGAGTGGAAGCAGTAGCATACATTTCACAATTTATactgaaataattaaaactgggcagcacggtggttagcactgtcgccttacagcaagatggttgctggtctgagtcccggctgggtgtttctgtgtggagtctgcatgttctccccacattcgcGTGGATTTCATCTGGGTGCTCCaattccccccacagtccaaacacatgcgctataagtgaattgaataaactaaactggctgtagtgtatgagtgtgtgtttgaatgtgagagtgtatgggtgtttgctagtactgggtttcagctggaagggcttccgctgtgtaaaacatatgctggataagttggcaacccctgatgaataaagggactgagccgaataaaaaatgaatgaaagaagtagcacttgtatttaatgttatgaaattacattagacTGTAAAACACCATAAACTCTAAAAAAAGGTTGGCAGGCACCCTGGGAAAATATAaaccaaatgtaaatgtaagtgaTTTTTCGCTGACTCTttccaaagagcatagaatcactaaGAGGTGAtactctagtgcaggggtggccaatcctgttcctggagagccaccttcctgcagatttcagttgctacccatgtcaaacacacctgaaccaaataattaggacctgaacaccacgtggtaattacaggcaggtgtgtttaatatgggttgcaactgaaatctgcaggaaggtggctctccaggaacaggactggccacccctgctctagtgcaattcaggaaacagccactagatgccctggcggccattttggaatcaaattccaatagaacaacagcatgttataagtctgtaaaataaacatttaaaagtgctgatgattgtaattgtaagtgttgtattgtcgtctttcaatTTTTacctcagctttaatgcgcttttcaaataaataaacaaaaaacaaagcagctgctagCCATCGCGACaccaatgagatccaatggaccgCCGATCGCTTTTACTCCAAAATGGCAGAATagcggggctgttgctgggcactgctgacgttctattgagtgtcacctcttggtcatTTCTAAACTCTTTGCTCTCTTAGAcatgtgtttaaaatgtttacaaaaatctACATGTAAAAGTCTACagtacatgtatgtttattttcaaaacctTTCAAGGGCCATGAATTTAAATTGTATTGAATTTTGTTCAAGATTCACAAACTTAAATGAATTTCAAGGAACCATTGTTAAAAAACAGCTGCATTTTCTGTTAAATCTGatttcaccagcatggaccacGCCACACTTCGAGCTAGGCTTTATTGTAGGGATGAGAAGCGGTGGTAAGGGAACAGTGGGATGTAGGCGAACGGAAGTAAGAGGATAAATAGTGAACAGGTACAGTAGGTAGGTTGATCGTGCGTCCTACGATGATGATCTGAGATTCAGAATGAGGGTACTGTCTCTGTTATATTTTGGTAATTAGAGTGATTGGATCCCCCGATTCAACCTAGGAGGGAAGTGAGTGTTAATAGATAGCCAATGGGAAGCAAGCAAATAGAGAGTGGGAGGGTGGGTTTGAGAGAACAGGACGCTAGGGGCTAgtctgccttaaataagttttagggAGTAGATGATTGGTTAAGGAGGCAAAGCGAGGCGTGGTCCAGCTGCCGAACTTTCGGTAACAAGTTAACTCCATCTTCTTCTTATCTGGCCATTCAGATAATGTTAGTCATCCATCTGCCTCCTGTAGCTCTTTTTCAATCTCTTCCTCTGCGTCTGGCATTGTTTTAAAGAGCTGCTTCTTCATTTGAAAGAGACACCACTTTGCAATACTTATGTGCAGGCAGGAGTTTCCAGATTCGCTACAAGGGCAATGCCAAGTGTTTGTCTTAGCATTGTAATTCACCAAGACTCTGCCCAATTTACAGTAATGTGCCACCTCTGGCTCAAATACTGATATATAATACATGTCGTCGGATCCTCCAATGGTAACAAGGCTAGTAAATGTCGCTCCTTCACTTTTAGCGCGGTTTTGCTGCTTGAGGCATTGGTTTTTCGTTATGTTGTCAAACCATTTTTGGTCCACCATCTGATCCAGCACCTCCTCTGATAGACCTTCCGTAGGAGCAACAGCACAGCAATAGTCTACTGAGCTCAGGTGCAAACATTGTCTGACCAAAAGTTGGTTCCTTTGTGCCATTGCAACACGACTGTTGCAAATGTCCATTTCGCACATAACCTTGTGGGTTGAGCCCCAAAACCTTTTGGCTACGTGGACGAGGGTGCACGGCTCCAAAAATGACTCTGACACGACATATATTCCATTCTTTTTATCCACACACTGTGCTGGTAAGGTTGAAGCAATAGGATGCGTGGATGTCTGATGCTTGCGCTCTATGTGTTTCTTCAAGTTTTTCGAATTCAGATTGAGTCCACAGTGAGGACATTGTACGATTCGCTTTCTTATAACAATCTTCGCTGATAATTTCGGTGCTGGTAATGGAGAAGAAGGTTCCTGTAGTGGACTACCAACCGGAGATACAGAGAATGAGGAGAGAGGAGATCCAGGCTGTGGTTCTGGAGTAGACGGCGCTATGGGATGAACTCTGCAAAGATGCCTTTTTAGGTCACTTATATTGATGTACGTCTTGGGACACTGGCAGCAGTGAAAATGTCTGGTCTTTTCTCCACAGCCAAGGCTACATTTGTATATAacttgatctaaaaaaaaaagaggttaaATAAAGTTAATATGACTAGCTTAATTAATAATCTCTACATATAATCCAACTGTTAGAGGTTCTGTGAAGTGCTCTAATTTAATTTAGTCAacgtttgacgtaatctcaactaaaGCATGAAAAAAGGGGCAtgtagtagctcctcccctttttaaaaaacagccaatagtgttttgtttttattacagcttGGCCAGAGAGCGTGGTTGAGCtgaagcacatcaaatgaaaagcaaatgagaagcatcttaaaGGCACGTCAGATGCTAGAGAGCGTTTTATTGGCTAGAGGATTTAATGGGAAACTGAAGTATaaggtaatgtaaaaaaaaaaaaagtaataaaaaataaaaaaatcgagggcgaggcaatggcgcagtaggtagtgctgtcacctcacagcaagaaggttgctggttcgaacctcggctcagttggcgtttctgtgtggagtttgcatgttctccctgccttcacgtgggtttcctctgggtgctccggtttcccccacagtccaaagacatgtggtacaggtgaattgggtaggctaaattgtccgtagtgtatgagtgtgtgggtgtgaatgtgtgtgtggatgtttcccagagatgggttgcggctggaaggtcatccgctgcgtaaaaacttgctggataagttggcggttcattccgctgtggtgaccccggattaataaagggactaagccgacaagaaaatgaatgaatgaatgaaaaaaaaaaatctatccatTTAGGTGaagctttaaatgtttatatcttctaaatgtgaattctgtcactgttttggagcacactagctaacagaatatactatatattcTTAAGACATAACATACtaactaacattttaaaaaaacgtCCCATAGATTGTGATGAaaaccacaactcccatgatgccatttttgttgtgaatatgcacccTCTAAAATATAATTGTGTGACTTTAATAAGTCAAATCTGAAAACTTGACCTGCCCTAACTCACCATAAaataacagtataataataataataatcccgtTCTCTCAAATAATTTTCAATAATAATTTACAACATGAATAACTCAATGATCAATTAcacctttttactaaaaaaagttccactaaagaaagaaaatgctCACACACCCACCTCCATATTCAACAGCCCTCAGTTTATGTCCAGCTATATGAGCCATAATTTGATGGTACTGTCTTGGTTTATATACGTCACTTGTGCAGAAAGGGCATGTGAATAAAGTAGCATCTGCATGCCAGGGGTTTGGTCGAGGTTCTTGACCCTTCTTCTTAACTGTGACATGCTGATAGACAAGAAAACACAATCTGTTACCCTTAAGAGAAATTTCCAGGttcgttttaaaacatgtttaaaattcaGACTGACCTCTTGAGGACCTTGCACGGATATTTGCTTTCTCTCCATCTCTGCTAATTCTAGTTGATGAGGTTCATGTTGCTGTGAATCAAGTTCTTGCAGATGAGATGGTTCTTGTAGCGTGTGACTTACTGCTTGTGGGTCTGGTGTGCAGGTAGCTATAGGATGAGCGCTGGAAAGATGCTTTTTTAGATCCTCTTTAAGGCAGTAAGACTTAGGACAATGGCAGCAGTGAAAATGTCTGCCCTTTTTACCACAGCCTAGCTTACAGCTGTATATAACCTGATCTAAAACAGAGATTTAAGCACAATAATAAGTAAAATGAACGAACATGCATTCACATTTAGTTCATaagatacagtgcatccggaaaatattgatagcgcttcactttttccacattttttaaagtttttgaaaGTTCTATATTGAGCTCAGGTTcattttgtttccactgatcattcttgagatgtttcagcagcttaattgaagttcacctgttgtaaattcagttgattggacatgatttgaaaaggcatacacctgtctatatatggTCCCagagttgacagtgcatgtcaaagcacaaaccaagcatgaagacaaaggaattgtctgtagacctccgagacaggattgtcttgaggcacaaggctggggaatgttacagaaacatttcttatgctctgaaagttccaataagcacagtggcctccatcatccatgagtggaagatgtttggaacctccagtactcttcctagagctggccggccatctaagttgagtgatcgggggagataGGCCTTAGTCAGGAaagtgatcaataacctgatggtcactctgagctccagcattcttcagtggaaagaggagaaccttacagaaggacaaccatctgtgtagcaatccaccaatcaggcctgtatggtagagtggccagacggaagccactccccacctggattttgccaaaaggcatctgaaggactctcagaccataagaaactaaactctctggtctgatgagatgaagagatctgaaaatggcagtACACTGTCACTTCTTATTCaaactgatagagcttgagaggtactgcaaagaggaatgggcaaagaTTCCCAGaggcaggtgtgccaagcttgtggcatcatattcaaaaagacttaaggctgtaattactgccaaaggtgcatcaacaaagtttagagcaaaggctgtaaatactgatgtatatgtgatttttcttttgtcacattgtcattatggggtattgtgtgtagaattttgaggtaataaatgaatttaatccattctggaataaggctgtaacataaaaaaatgtggaaaaagtgaagcgttaTGAATACTTTCCTGATGCACTGTATGTTAAAAGGTTAGGAAAATGAtgtaattactcaccctcatgttattTCAAAACCCTTAGTTTGTCTTTGGAtcaaaaattaagatattttcgaCGAAGTCTGAGAGCTTCCTTATCCTCTATAGATAGGAAGGTtcaggcatgtgcacacatagggctcaacctgtgcagtgcacatgatctgaagtgccccacCCCGGTCTTCAGTTCTTGCgcgacatacatacatacatacatacatacatacatacatacatacatacatacatacatacatacatacatacatacatacatacaaacacacaaacaaacacacacacacacacacacacacacacacacacacacacacacacacacacacacacacacacacacacacacgtggatCTGTATCGCCTCTGGATACCTGCGCACAActtccattatttaaaac
This sequence is a window from Danio rerio strain Tuebingen ecotype United States chromosome 16, GRCz12tu, whole genome shotgun sequence. Protein-coding genes within it:
- the si:ch73-341k19.1 gene encoding uncharacterized protein si:ch73-341k19.1 — encoded protein: MAHITIKPRGQKPQPNPWHADATLFTCPFCTSDVYKPREYHQIMAHLAGHKLRAVEYGAQVIYGCNLGCGEKTRHFHCCECPKMFTNKNHLRIHLCSAHPIAMKPPKSPSKSQPASHPHIIESQQLEDGPQESPAPPVTKRKQISMPCFHGHITVQLRGQEPRPIRWHADATLFTCPFCTSDVYKPRQYHQIMAHIAGHKLRAVKYGDQVMYCCKLGCGEKAKHFHCCQCPKTYSNKEDLKRHLCSTHPVAISTPKLPCQKQEPRPSAEPPSEKTASHLQKPDLKQPKPPQLKLAARREKMKRKQKTADGPYEHVTVKKKGQQPQPNPWHADATLFTCPFCTIDVYKPRQYHQIMTHIAIHKLRAVEYGDQVIYSCKLGCGKKGRHFHCCHCPKSYCLKEDLKKHLSSAHPIATCTPDPQAVSHTLQEPSHLQELDSQQHEPHQLELAEMERKQISVQGPQEHVTVKKKGQEPRPNPWHADATLFTCPFCTSDVYKPRQYHQIMAHIAGHKLRAVEYGDQVIYKCSLGCGEKTRHFHCCQCPKTYINISDLKRHLCRVHPIAPSTPEPQPGSPLSSFSVSPVGSPLQEPSSPLPAPKLSAKIVIRKRIVQCPHCGLNLNSKNLKKHIERKHQTSTHPIASTLPAQCVDKKNGIYVVSESFLEPCTLVHVAKRFWGSTHKVMCEMDICNSRVAMAQRNQLLVRQCLHLSSVDYCCAVAPTEGLSEEVLDQMVDQKWFDNITKNQCLKQQNRAKSEGATFTSLVTIGGSDDMYYISVFEPEVAHYCKLGRVLVNYNAKTNTWHCPCSESGNSCLHISIAKWCLFQMKKQLFKTMPDAEEEIEKELQEADG